In Rubrivirga marina, the following are encoded in one genomic region:
- a CDS encoding chitobiase/beta-hexosaminidase C-terminal domain-containing protein, giving the protein MNAVPILAERFGWSVLLAAALVLAGWASAAAAQIPAFPGAEGYGMWTVGGRGGDVYRVTTLEDYDEGETPIPGSLREAVEAEGPRTVVFRVTGTIRLKRRLEVWNPYLTVAAQSAPGEGVTLADYGVEVWAPEVILRYLRVRPGDLAHEEQDAINLRNGPAIVDHCSVSWATDETLSIIHRASAVTVQHCLIAESLNRSVHHKGAHGYGTLITATGDVSVHHSVYAFHESRNPRPKDVRLDFRHNLIYGWGDQPGYAYEDFLQMNHVGNAVEPLAYSRAPDCAFNVGGANARIYAADNLRLGPEAGLVNQGLCASRGYGPEILAVVRVDTPFPAPAVTPTPTEKLKGELLETVGATRPARDAVDRRVLGQIERGEGEIIDSQSEVGGWPELAAAEPPVDDDADGMPDAWERAHGLDPAEGDDHRGDADGDGYTNLEEWLNETDPQTPARWIAPPTFAPAPGTPFTDSLVVMVSAGAWPAHVTRDGTEPTAASPRAAGPITLTETAHLRARVVEPGAATATAVALYPRLDWRPATARPARTRPGLAAAVYDSPDWDEGPQTADLDPVRTGTEADVDAVLARPEPTGVVLGGWLDVPADGIYTFWFSDHPRSRLLIDGKAVSPGMPSGERPARLALRAGLHRFGVRSLHEEPQRDPSLTWAGPGFERRPLDPAFLSHSPSDL; this is encoded by the coding sequence GTGAACGCCGTCCCGATCCTCGCCGAACGGTTCGGCTGGAGCGTCCTGCTCGCCGCCGCGCTCGTGCTCGCGGGCTGGGCGTCGGCGGCAGCCGCCCAGATCCCGGCGTTCCCGGGCGCCGAGGGCTACGGCATGTGGACCGTCGGCGGCCGCGGCGGCGACGTCTACCGCGTCACGACGCTGGAGGACTACGACGAGGGCGAGACGCCCATCCCCGGCTCCCTCCGCGAGGCCGTCGAGGCGGAGGGACCACGCACCGTCGTCTTCCGCGTGACCGGGACGATCCGCCTGAAGCGACGGTTGGAGGTCTGGAACCCGTACCTCACCGTCGCCGCGCAGTCGGCGCCGGGCGAGGGCGTGACGCTCGCGGACTACGGCGTCGAGGTGTGGGCGCCGGAGGTGATCCTCCGCTACCTCCGCGTGCGGCCGGGCGACCTCGCGCACGAGGAGCAGGACGCGATCAACCTCCGCAACGGGCCCGCCATCGTCGACCACTGCTCGGTGAGCTGGGCCACCGACGAGACGCTCAGCATCATCCACCGCGCGTCGGCCGTCACGGTCCAGCACTGCCTGATCGCCGAGAGCCTCAACCGGTCGGTCCACCACAAGGGCGCGCACGGCTACGGCACGCTCATCACGGCCACGGGCGACGTCTCGGTCCACCACTCGGTCTACGCCTTCCACGAGAGCCGGAACCCGCGGCCGAAGGACGTCCGCCTCGACTTCCGCCACAACCTGATCTACGGGTGGGGCGACCAGCCGGGCTACGCCTACGAGGACTTTCTCCAGATGAACCACGTCGGCAACGCCGTCGAGCCGCTCGCCTACTCGCGGGCGCCCGACTGCGCGTTCAACGTGGGCGGGGCGAACGCGCGGATCTACGCCGCCGACAACCTCCGCCTCGGGCCCGAGGCGGGCCTGGTGAATCAGGGCCTCTGCGCCTCGCGCGGCTACGGTCCGGAGATCCTCGCTGTCGTTCGCGTCGACACACCGTTCCCGGCGCCGGCCGTCACGCCGACGCCGACGGAGAAGTTGAAGGGCGAGCTCCTTGAGACCGTCGGCGCGACGCGGCCGGCGCGCGACGCCGTCGACCGGCGGGTCCTCGGACAGATCGAGCGGGGCGAGGGCGAGATCATCGACTCCCAGTCGGAGGTCGGCGGCTGGCCGGAGCTGGCGGCCGCCGAGCCGCCCGTCGACGACGACGCGGACGGGATGCCGGACGCCTGGGAGCGCGCCCACGGCCTCGACCCCGCCGAGGGTGACGACCACCGCGGCGACGCCGACGGGGACGGCTACACGAACCTTGAGGAGTGGCTGAACGAGACGGACCCGCAGACGCCGGCCCGCTGGATCGCCCCGCCGACGTTCGCGCCCGCCCCGGGCACGCCCTTCACCGACTCCCTCGTCGTGATGGTTTCGGCCGGTGCATGGCCGGCCCACGTCACGCGCGATGGGACGGAGCCGACGGCCGCCTCGCCGCGCGCCGCCGGGCCGATCACGCTCACGGAGACGGCTCACCTCCGGGCGCGCGTGGTCGAGCCCGGCGCCGCGACGGCGACGGCCGTCGCGCTCTACCCCCGCCTCGACTGGCGCCCGGCCACGGCGCGCCCCGCCCGCACACGCCCCGGCCTCGCCGCCGCCGTCTACGACTCGCCCGACTGGGACGAGGGCCCGCAGACGGCTGACCTCGACCCGGTCCGCACGGGGACCGAGGCGGACGTAGACGCCGTGCTCGCGCGCCCCGAGCCGACCGGCGTCGTCCTCGGCGGCTGGCTCGACGTGCCCGCCGACGGGATCTACACCTTCTGGTTCTCCGACCACCCGCGCTCGCGGCTCCTGATCGACGGCAAGGCCGTCTCGCCCGGGATGCCGTCTGGCGAGCGGCCCGCGCGGCTCGCGCTCCGCGCCGGCCTCCACCGGTTCGGCGTGCGGAGCCTCCACGAGGAGCCCCAGCGCGACCCGTCGCTGACGTGGGCCGGCCCCGGCTTCGAACGTCGGCCCCTCGACCCCGCCTTCCTGTCCCACTCTCCGTCCGACCTGTGA
- a CDS encoding glycoside hydrolase family 88/105 protein, whose translation MTHRLPLLAVLLAGCTAAPQAQAPPAPEAGWAAAMTEAVMARRPLVRERWDYETGTVLRGVEELYAETGDERYVDYIKSNIDAYVQPDGSIETYRIEDYNLDNIKAGSALFLLDATTDDPRYRTAADLLKRQLDEQPTTSEGGYWHKQRYPFQMWMDGLYMAEPFAVDYALEYLEGEAREEALDHAALQFLLAARYLRDPATGLYYHGWDEAKEQIWADPQTGRSQEFWGRAMGWYAMALVDVLEDFPETHPDRGALLDLLQDYAEAVANVQDPVSGVWWQVLDKSNWEGNYLESSASAMFTYALLKGVRLGLLDRDRYLPRAERAYHGLIREFIRPGDDGMISLTRVVSVGGLGGDNDRDGSFEYYLSEPVVADDPKGTAPFILASLEMERLGLLPQ comes from the coding sequence GTGACCCACCGACTCCCGCTCCTCGCCGTCCTGCTCGCGGGCTGCACCGCCGCGCCGCAGGCCCAGGCCCCTCCCGCTCCGGAGGCCGGCTGGGCCGCCGCCATGACTGAGGCCGTCATGGCCCGCCGCCCGCTCGTCCGCGAGCGCTGGGACTACGAGACCGGCACCGTCCTCCGCGGCGTCGAGGAGCTCTACGCCGAGACCGGCGACGAGCGCTACGTCGACTACATCAAGTCGAACATCGACGCCTACGTCCAGCCCGACGGCTCGATCGAGACGTACCGGATCGAGGACTACAACCTCGACAACATCAAGGCCGGCAGCGCCCTGTTCCTCCTCGACGCGACGACCGACGACCCGCGCTACCGCACCGCCGCCGACCTCCTCAAGCGCCAGCTCGACGAGCAGCCGACGACGAGCGAGGGCGGCTACTGGCACAAGCAGCGCTACCCCTTCCAGATGTGGATGGACGGGCTCTACATGGCCGAGCCGTTCGCTGTCGACTACGCCCTTGAGTACCTCGAGGGCGAGGCCCGCGAGGAGGCGCTCGACCACGCCGCGCTCCAGTTCCTTCTCGCCGCGCGCTACCTCCGCGACCCCGCCACCGGCCTCTACTACCACGGCTGGGACGAGGCCAAAGAGCAGATCTGGGCCGACCCGCAGACCGGCCGCTCGCAGGAGTTCTGGGGCCGCGCGATGGGCTGGTACGCCATGGCCCTGGTCGACGTGCTGGAGGACTTCCCGGAGACGCATCCCGACCGCGGCGCGCTGCTCGACCTGCTCCAGGACTACGCCGAGGCGGTCGCGAACGTGCAGGACCCGGTGTCTGGCGTCTGGTGGCAGGTCCTCGACAAGTCCAACTGGGAAGGCAACTACCTCGAGTCGTCGGCCTCGGCCATGTTCACGTACGCCCTCCTCAAGGGCGTCCGCCTCGGGCTTCTGGACCGCGACCGCTACCTCCCGCGCGCCGAGCGGGCCTACCACGGCCTGATCCGGGAGTTCATCCGGCCGGGCGACGACGGCATGATCTCGCTGACGCGGGTCGTCAGCGTGGGCGGCCTCGGCGGCGACAACGACCGGGACGGGAGCTTCGAGTACTACCTCTCGGAGCCCGTCGTCGCCGACGACCCGAAGGGGACGGC